One stretch of Weissella koreensis KACC 15510 DNA includes these proteins:
- a CDS encoding acyltransferase family protein → MEQQIASKRRYITGFDGLRAIAVLGVIGYHLWPDRIVGGWLGVPLFFILSGYLITDLLLQEYGRTGRIKIWSFWIRRLKRLIPALLVMLLATSVIIFWYFKPLLYNLRSIVLTNLVYVYNFWAIKHGGSYFDQWHNPSPFTHLWSLSIEGQFYLFWPIIVLILVRLKVSRRKISSGLMIGALLSAILMAVFYSSTNLNRVYYGTDTRLFAILLGASLAFIWPSNKFKLVVKPAVKRSLDLIGWLALAILLFALFTLNGQWAFTYYVGMFLITIVMMVLVAVTAHPASTFSKLLHHRILRYLGTRSYSIYLYQLPVFVIYSRFTGHPAKLLDNIIEIIWVLVLAEISYRYIEKIFKGTPIWSKIPRNGGIQIYAASALFLLVSGTQAILTPQAGQDPPKTSLENRLTKNKQQLAQANKKAKIIAKQNKKAASSVKPADQTLLDQYAINEQQFEKMQKIPVSAVGDSLLLNAAPNLQKVIPQMTVDAKIGRQMTDVINILKTLKDQHNLADRILITSGTNGTISKEQISQVMKIAGDKRQVYWVNDFADRNWVGLNNQNLQQQAKKYQNLKIVNWNILASQHSEWLGNDRVHPTPTGSIEYTKSILRIILNTGKDQ, encoded by the coding sequence ATGGAACAACAGATAGCGTCAAAGCGACGATATATAACTGGATTTGACGGTTTAAGAGCAATAGCGGTCCTAGGCGTGATTGGTTATCATTTGTGGCCAGATCGCATTGTGGGAGGGTGGCTTGGTGTGCCTCTCTTCTTTATTTTATCGGGTTATTTAATTACGGATTTATTACTCCAAGAATATGGTCGGACGGGTCGAATTAAGATTTGGTCGTTTTGGATTCGACGTTTGAAACGTTTGATCCCAGCATTACTAGTAATGCTACTGGCAACTTCAGTTATTATTTTTTGGTATTTTAAACCGTTGCTTTATAATTTGCGCTCAATTGTATTGACTAATTTGGTTTATGTTTATAATTTTTGGGCTATAAAGCACGGCGGATCATATTTTGATCAATGGCATAATCCATCTCCATTCACGCATCTTTGGTCATTATCAATTGAAGGCCAATTTTATTTATTTTGGCCCATCATTGTTTTGATATTGGTACGTTTAAAAGTATCAAGGCGTAAGATTAGTAGTGGATTAATGATTGGTGCTCTGTTATCAGCTATTTTAATGGCAGTATTTTATAGTTCAACCAATTTAAATCGAGTTTATTATGGGACCGATACGAGGCTATTTGCGATTTTGCTAGGAGCATCTTTAGCATTTATTTGGCCATCAAATAAATTTAAATTGGTGGTTAAACCAGCTGTTAAAAGAAGTCTAGATTTAATCGGTTGGCTTGCATTAGCTATTCTCCTATTTGCTTTATTCACATTGAATGGACAATGGGCTTTCACATATTATGTTGGCATGTTTTTGATTACTATCGTGATGATGGTACTAGTGGCCGTTACTGCACATCCGGCTTCGACCTTCAGTAAATTATTACATCATCGTATTTTGCGATATTTAGGGACTCGATCATATAGTATATACTTGTATCAATTACCGGTCTTTGTGATCTATAGCCGTTTTACCGGGCATCCAGCTAAACTACTAGATAATATAATTGAGATTATATGGGTATTAGTATTAGCCGAAATTAGTTATCGTTATATTGAAAAAATATTTAAAGGTACGCCGATTTGGTCTAAAATTCCAAGAAATGGTGGTATTCAAATCTATGCGGCGAGCGCTTTGTTTTTATTGGTAAGTGGGACTCAGGCGATATTGACGCCACAAGCTGGACAAGATCCGCCTAAAACCAGCTTGGAGAATCGATTAACTAAGAATAAACAACAATTGGCTCAAGCAAATAAAAAGGCTAAAATAATTGCTAAGCAGAATAAAAAGGCAGCCTCTAGCGTGAAACCAGCTGATCAAACGTTATTGGATCAATATGCGATTAATGAGCAACAATTCGAAAAAATGCAGAAAATTCCAGTTTCAGCTGTAGGCGATTCATTATTGTTGAATGCAGCGCCTAATTTACAAAAAGTTATACCGCAAATGACGGTTGATGCTAAAATCGGGCGTCAGATGACAGATGTGATTAACATTTTGAAAACTTTAAAAGATCAACATAATCTAGCAGATCGTATTTTGATTACGAGTGGAACCAATGGGACGATCTCAAAGGAACAAATTAGTCAAGTTATGAAGATTGCTGGGGATAAACGTCAAGTTTATTGGGTGAATGACTTTGCAGATCGTAATTGGGTTGGATTGAACAATCAAAATCTCCAGCAACAAGCCAAAAAATATCAAAATTTAAAAATTGTAAATTGGAACATTTTGGCATCTCAACATTCAGAATGGTTGGGAAATGATCGGGTTCATCCAACGCCGACTGGATCGATTGAATACACGAAGAGTATTCTTAGAATTATTTTAAATACTGGAAAAGATCAGTAG
- a CDS encoding DUF975 family protein, which produces MGITTLKKDAWQKLKNNWRFFVVLAWPLIAWQIFTLLLSYGDGFQEGVTLVKPSSILFALSRTLWAGLIEAIVIGAVSLGVMWTMVEWSRNNGKMELKQVGLVSFRFFNRETVVDTVVLMAIRFLYTLLWSCLFVIPGIIKNFAYSQAEFIYAEDVKRGVAIESINEYISRSRVMMDGHKWEYFVLQISFIPWWILVALTSGLATIWVVPYYELATTNFYLALKKAQADDLGVN; this is translated from the coding sequence ATGGGAATTACCACATTAAAAAAAGATGCGTGGCAAAAATTAAAAAATAATTGGCGATTTTTCGTGGTCTTAGCTTGGCCATTAATTGCCTGGCAGATCTTTACATTGTTATTATCATATGGTGATGGCTTTCAAGAAGGCGTGACATTAGTTAAACCCTCGTCCATTCTATTTGCGTTAAGTCGGACGTTATGGGCTGGTTTAATTGAAGCAATCGTGATTGGGGCTGTTTCACTAGGTGTGATGTGGACCATGGTCGAATGGAGTCGTAATAATGGTAAAATGGAGCTAAAGCAAGTTGGTTTAGTAAGTTTTCGCTTCTTTAATCGGGAAACTGTCGTTGATACGGTTGTTTTGATGGCTATTCGATTTTTATATACATTGTTGTGGTCATGTTTATTCGTGATTCCAGGAATTATTAAAAACTTCGCATATTCGCAAGCAGAATTTATTTATGCTGAAGATGTAAAGCGTGGAGTTGCTATTGAGTCAATTAATGAATACATTTCACGCTCACGTGTGATGATGGATGGACATAAGTGGGAATATTTTGTTTTGCAAATTTCATTTATTCCTTGGTGGATTTTGGTTGCTTTGACTAGTGGATTGGCGACCATCTGGGTAGTTCCATATTATGAATTAGCAACGACTAATTTTTATCTAGCTTTAAAAAAAGCACAAGCCGATGATTTAGGTGTAAATTAA
- a CDS encoding peptide MFS transporter — protein MSTEETKEKKFFGQPIGLSTLFMTEMWERFSYYGMRAILLYYMWHLIAVGDLNITRSVAASVMAIYASMVYLSGSLGGYVADRMIGSRKAVFIGGVFIMLGHIVLALPLGSSALFGSIILIIIGTGLLKPNVSSLVGSLYTPQDRRRDAGFSIFVFGINLGSFISPLLVGWTQENFGFHLAFGLAAIGMFFGLIQYYIGGKKNLPTDGLYPTDPLQPEEIRPLIVKVILALVALGLVVTLMVLMGWNDIADFINLLTIVAVAIPVMYFVQMLTSRKVSKQERSRVLAYLPLFFGAVLFWALEEQGSVVLATFAQTRVIHSWIPAAWFQSLNPFFIMLYTPFFATLWSRWKKNAPSAPLKFAIGLIFAGASFLLLSIPGALWGTSGRVSPLWLLGSWALIIIGEMLISPVGLSVTTKLAPRAYTVQMMSLWFLSSAVGSALNAQFVGLYSPQTEVRYFFIFGLIAVILGIVMIFLVRMIVRLMDGVK, from the coding sequence ATGAGTACAGAAGAAACAAAAGAAAAGAAATTTTTCGGTCAACCAATTGGACTCTCAACTTTATTTATGACTGAGATGTGGGAACGCTTTTCATATTATGGAATGCGGGCCATCCTGTTGTATTATATGTGGCATTTAATTGCTGTTGGTGACTTGAACATTACGAGATCAGTTGCAGCATCTGTCATGGCAATTTATGCGTCGATGGTGTATCTATCAGGTTCATTAGGAGGATACGTTGCAGACCGGATGATCGGGTCGCGTAAAGCGGTCTTCATCGGTGGGGTATTCATAATGTTAGGGCATATCGTGCTAGCATTACCTTTGGGCTCTTCGGCATTGTTTGGTTCGATTATATTAATTATAATTGGAACCGGACTTCTGAAACCTAATGTATCTTCATTAGTTGGTTCGCTTTATACCCCGCAAGACCGCAGACGTGATGCTGGGTTCTCAATCTTTGTATTTGGGATTAACCTTGGATCGTTCATTTCGCCCCTCTTAGTGGGATGGACTCAAGAAAACTTTGGGTTCCATTTAGCCTTCGGGTTAGCTGCCATTGGAATGTTCTTTGGATTAATACAATACTATATTGGTGGTAAGAAAAATTTGCCAACAGATGGTTTGTATCCAACTGATCCACTACAACCAGAAGAAATTAGGCCATTAATTGTCAAAGTTATTTTAGCGCTTGTTGCTTTGGGATTGGTAGTTACCTTGATGGTTTTGATGGGCTGGAACGATATTGCAGATTTCATTAATTTGCTAACTATTGTTGCTGTTGCCATTCCGGTAATGTATTTCGTGCAAATGTTAACGTCACGTAAAGTTTCTAAGCAGGAACGTTCACGTGTCTTAGCATACCTTCCATTATTCTTTGGAGCTGTCCTATTCTGGGCCTTAGAAGAACAAGGATCCGTTGTCTTGGCAACTTTTGCGCAAACCCGTGTGATCCATTCATGGATCCCGGCGGCATGGTTCCAGTCTCTTAATCCATTCTTCATTATGTTGTACACACCATTCTTTGCAACATTATGGAGCCGTTGGAAAAAGAATGCACCTTCAGCACCATTGAAGTTTGCAATTGGGTTAATCTTTGCTGGAGCATCATTCTTGCTTCTATCAATCCCTGGTGCACTTTGGGGAACAAGTGGTCGAGTATCACCATTATGGTTGCTTGGATCATGGGCACTGATTATTATTGGAGAAATGTTAATTTCACCAGTTGGACTTTCAGTCACAACTAAATTGGCACCACGTGCATATACAGTACAAATGATGTCGCTTTGGTTCTTGTCATCAGCTGTTGGATCAGCTTTGAATGCCCAATTTGTTGGATTATATTCACCTCAGACAGAAGTTCGATACTTCTTCATCTTTGGATTGATCGCCGTTATCTTGGGAATTGTTATGATTTTCTTGGTTCGAATGATCGTTCGATTGATGGATGGAGTTAAATAG
- a CDS encoding MerR family transcriptional regulator: MNYNIGEISKRFKIPISTIRYYDKKGLLPFAERNTQNERIFSEASIKYLNVIHCLKEIGLPISKIKLFIDLCMEGDETLSERLNYIQDQKVQLQIQIENLEQQMNFINWKEDYYQKAVQAGTEDVVRDLPSPFDD; this comes from the coding sequence ATGAATTATAATATTGGTGAAATTTCAAAACGCTTTAAGATTCCGATTTCTACTATTAGATATTATGACAAAAAAGGATTATTACCATTTGCAGAGCGTAATACTCAAAATGAACGAATTTTTTCAGAAGCAAGTATCAAATATTTAAATGTGATTCATTGCTTAAAAGAAATTGGATTACCGATAAGTAAGATTAAATTATTTATCGATTTGTGCATGGAGGGTGATGAAACGTTGAGCGAACGCTTGAATTATATTCAAGATCAAAAAGTACAACTACAAATTCAGATTGAAAATCTAGAGCAACAAATGAATTTTATCAACTGGAAAGAAGATTATTATCAAAAAGCAGTGCAAGCTGGAACTGAAGATGTCGTTAGAGATTTACCCTCTCCCTTTGATGATTAA
- a CDS encoding SDR family oxidoreductase, whose protein sequence is MTNKKLIVITGASSGFGAEIAKIFNQAGNPLLLIGRNIAKMEALPLDFTNIMLAQADVTNLTDFTASIRRAEAKFGPTDLLVNNAGVMLLGNVENQSSQEWQTMLDTNVMGVLNGTQIVLQNMIDRQGGTIINMSSIAGFKAFTNHAAYVASKFGVHGATETIRQEVASKNVRISLVAPGAAETNLLTHVTSKSALNDYQAWKESMGGLTLDPKYVAQTVKFIYDLPQAVEIRKVDIDATRQDA, encoded by the coding sequence ATGACCAATAAAAAATTAATCGTAATCACTGGTGCCAGTTCCGGCTTCGGAGCTGAAATCGCCAAAATTTTTAATCAGGCTGGTAATCCCCTACTCTTAATTGGCCGTAATATTGCCAAAATGGAGGCTTTACCACTTGATTTTACTAATATTATGTTAGCTCAAGCCGACGTTACCAATTTAACTGATTTCACTGCCAGCATTCGAAGGGCTGAAGCTAAATTTGGTCCTACTGATTTATTAGTTAATAATGCTGGCGTCATGTTACTTGGTAATGTTGAAAACCAATCTTCACAAGAATGGCAAACTATGCTGGATACAAACGTAATGGGAGTTTTAAACGGAACCCAAATAGTGCTTCAAAATATGATCGATCGTCAAGGCGGAACTATCATTAATATGTCTTCAATCGCTGGTTTTAAGGCCTTCACCAATCATGCCGCCTACGTTGCTTCTAAATTCGGGGTACATGGCGCAACAGAAACCATTCGTCAAGAAGTTGCAAGTAAAAACGTTCGCATTTCCTTAGTCGCCCCTGGTGCAGCTGAGACTAATCTATTAACTCATGTCACCAGCAAATCTGCGTTAAACGACTATCAAGCCTGGAAAGAATCAATGGGTGGTCTTACGCTAGATCCTAAATATGTAGCTCAAACAGTGAAATTTATTTATGATCTTCCTCAAGCTGTTGAGATTCGCAAAGTAGATATTGATGCTACTCGTCAAGATGCATAA
- a CDS encoding metallophosphoesterase — translation MSRIAISSDNHLDVNRLERQMVLNQQAEYLINHKIDVYIMAGDWYNYFEKTLRFAENLQNIVGPSILIRFLAGNHEMGHGVSFDELEQDLSPLYFHNKSLKLDDLTLIGNNGWYDYSFAQGPQKEQAEQFKNGFYYDGLIKQSMSDFERTTFSINQIKSQLKSIEDEEKVLMVQHFAPHNLDLIYPADFPKWQMINGVMGSKRYMNLYQNDSRIKQVVYGHAHLNVPTREITTTKYYNVSVGYRRSKANEWTEKTFFENWSKKLFQNC, via the coding sequence ATGTCAAGAATTGCTATTAGCAGCGACAATCACTTAGATGTTAATCGATTGGAACGTCAAATGGTTTTAAATCAACAAGCTGAGTATTTAATTAACCATAAAATAGATGTCTATATTATGGCTGGTGATTGGTATAATTATTTTGAAAAAACGTTGCGTTTTGCAGAGAATTTGCAAAATATTGTGGGACCATCAATTTTAATTAGATTTTTAGCAGGAAACCACGAGATGGGACATGGAGTATCATTTGATGAATTAGAACAGGATTTGAGCCCTTTGTATTTTCATAATAAAAGCTTGAAATTAGACGATTTAACATTAATTGGTAATAATGGTTGGTATGATTATTCTTTTGCTCAAGGACCACAAAAAGAACAAGCTGAGCAATTTAAAAATGGCTTTTATTATGATGGCTTAATTAAGCAGTCCATGAGTGATTTTGAGCGGACAACTTTTAGTATTAATCAAATAAAAAGTCAGCTAAAATCAATTGAGGATGAAGAAAAGGTATTAATGGTTCAACATTTTGCTCCGCATAACCTTGATTTAATTTATCCAGCAGATTTTCCGAAATGGCAAATGATTAATGGGGTAATGGGATCCAAACGTTACATGAATTTATATCAAAATGATTCTCGAATAAAGCAAGTAGTTTATGGTCATGCTCATTTAAATGTGCCTACACGGGAAATTACAACGACTAAATATTATAATGTTAGTGTCGGGTATCGCCGTTCTAAAGCCAATGAATGGACTGAAAAAACATTTTTTGAAAATTGGTCAAAAAAACTTTTCCAAAACTGTTGA